Proteins found in one Acidobacteriota bacterium genomic segment:
- a CDS encoding tetratricopeptide repeat protein, with product MHTMPRPWLAIFLGVALGTATIAQSPTDAPLLEQARAAYQQRGAAAQAQKAVDLFGRAAAADPASYEARWEGARACYFLGTWARPEMEDEEKLALFQDGIERAKAAVALNPKGAEGHFWLGVLYGVYGETKGIFKSLAMVPGIQSEMAECLKIDRAVEGYGPDRLLGRLYYKLPGFKGGDNRKSIEHLERAVQGEPLNALSRLYLAETYRAEDMDEKAREQLRTILAMTPDPRWKAEHPAIRSQAEALLKKLS from the coding sequence ATGCACACCATGCCCCGCCCGTGGCTGGCCATCTTCCTGGGGGTTGCCCTGGGAACGGCAACGATCGCCCAATCCCCCACAGACGCACCGCTTCTGGAACAGGCCCGCGCGGCCTACCAGCAGAGGGGCGCCGCGGCTCAGGCCCAGAAAGCCGTGGACCTGTTCGGCCGGGCCGCCGCCGCCGATCCGGCCTCCTACGAGGCGCGGTGGGAGGGCGCGAGAGCCTGCTATTTCCTGGGTACGTGGGCGAGGCCGGAGATGGAAGATGAAGAGAAGCTCGCCCTCTTTCAAGACGGGATCGAGCGGGCCAAGGCGGCCGTGGCCTTGAATCCGAAAGGGGCAGAGGGCCATTTCTGGCTCGGCGTGCTCTACGGCGTTTACGGAGAGACCAAGGGCATCTTCAAATCGCTGGCCATGGTTCCGGGCATCCAGAGCGAAATGGCCGAGTGCCTGAAGATCGACCGGGCGGTGGAAGGATACGGCCCCGACCGGCTCCTGGGGCGACTCTACTACAAGCTCCCCGGCTTCAAGGGCGGAGACAACCGGAAGTCCATCGAGCACTTGGAGAGGGCCGTCCAGGGGGAGCCTCTGAACGCCCTGAGCCGCCTGTACCTGGCCGAGACGTACCGCGCCGAGGACATGGACGAGAAGGCCCGCGAGCAACTTCGCACCATCCTGGCCATGACGCCGGACCCCAGGTGGAAAGCCGAGCATCCCGCCATCCGGTCCCAGGCCGAGGCGCTGCTCAAGAAGCTGAGCTGA